From the Solanum pennellii chromosome 4, SPENNV200 genome, one window contains:
- the LOC107017061 gene encoding agglutinin-like produces the protein MSCQEYHQPSYDQANLMLIEPWGGTNGSEWNYKLTNPIKEIIIAHDDDVINSIIFRTIGQEGTIDSPKFGGNGGYKKTKVTIENAPEEYLTGIRGKLGYYAGHLVVKSLCFSTNLKCYGPVGGNEVGGTSFSLMLKENGAILGFHGRSGAFLYAIGIYLKNVTPPEPIKLLKQPKVEENPDEFHNKMDVMKSIQPRCPGPWGGYSGKGWDDGVFCTIKQVHIYMNTIISAISGIQIEYEKKDKMSVWSQLHGGFGIGAGNHDNVVKKVRININDENEFLIGIEGYYSLVKENGGQDTLRQIAFYTNKGKYGPYGSEIGTYFSSSTARGKIVGFHGKSGVFLNAIGVHMEYF, from the exons ATGAG TTGCCAG GAATATCATCAACCAAGTTATGATCAAGCAAACTTAATGTTGATTGAACCATGGGGAGGCACAAATGGTTCAGAATGGAATTACAAACTCACAAATCCCATCAAAGAGATAATCATAGctcatgatgatgatgttataaacTCCATTATTTTCAGAACAATTGGTCAAGAAGGTACAATTGATTCACCAAAATTTGGTGGCAATGGGGGATATAAAAAAACTAAG GTTACTATTGAAAATGCCCCTGAAGAATATTTGACAGGTATCAGAGGCAAACTAGGGTACTATGCTGGCCATTTGGTTGTAAAATCTCTCTGTTTTTCGACTAATTTGAAGTGTTATGGACCGGTAGGTGGGAACGAGGTAGGAGGTACCTCGTTCTCACTCATGTTAAAAGAAAATGGCGCGATTCTTGGATTCCATGGACGTTCTGGAGCGTTTCTTTATGCTATTGGTATTTATTTGAAGAATGTCACACCACCTGAACcaataaaactattaaaacaACCTAAAGTTGAAGAAAATCCTGACGAGTTCCACAAT aaaatggacgtgatgaagAGTATTCAACCGCGATGCCCCGGACCTTGGGGAGGATATAGTGGAAAAGGTTGGGATGATGGTGTATTTTGTACTATCAAACAAGTACATATTTATATGAACACAATAATTTCAGCTATATCTGGAATACAAATCGAGTATGAAAAGAAAGACAAAATGTCAGTTTGGTCACAACTTCATGGTGGTTTTGGTATTGGAGCTGGAAATCATGATAATGTTGTTAAAAAGGTACGA ATAAACATTAATGATGAAAACGAATTCTTGATTGGAATCGAAGGATATTATAGTCTAGTGAAGGAAAATGGAGGCCAAGATACATTAAGACAAATtgcattttatacaaataaaggaaaatatggACCTTATGGAAGTGAAATTGgaacttattttagttcttcaACAGCTAGAGGAAAAATTGTTGGTTTTCATGGGAAAAGTGGTGTTTTCTTAAATGCTATTGGTGTTCACATGGAATATTTCTAA
- the LOC107017060 gene encoding reticuline oxidase-like, which translates to MIIVIIFISLILPSFATNSVNLVTCLMSYNVSNFSVYKTGDDDSHYSNLLDFSIQNLRFAESKMPKPIVIIVPESKEQLVSSVLCCIRGSYEIRVRCGGHSYEGTSSVSLEGGSLFVIIDLMILDNVSLDLESGTAWVQGGATLGQTYSAISRASNVRGFAAGSCPTVGVGGHISGGGFGFLSRKYGVAADNVVDALLVDAEGRIVDRESMGEDVFWAIRGGGGGVWGVVYAWKIQLLEVPRVVASFIISRPGSKRYVAQLVHKWQLVAPKLDDEFYLSVSIRANARREIHEMKAQFNGFYLGPRTKAISILKKAFPELGIQKHDFKEMSWIESILFFSELDNTSNVSLLKQRYFEKKTYFKAKSDYVKTPISMDGIMATLDVLEKEPKGHIILDPYGGAMERISEDAIAFPHRKGNLYGIQYLVEWGKKDNSITKSNAYIEWIREFYNTMTPFVSSAPRAAYVNYIDLDLGVMDNLLINTNAGHAMERARAWGQKYFLNNYDRLVKAKTMIDPLNVFRHQQGILPMFASIQEHNYSIE; encoded by the coding sequence ATGATCATCGTAATcatatttatttctcttattcTACCTTCCTTCGCTACGAATAGCGTAAACCTCGTTACATGTTTGATGAGTTACAATGTAAGTAACTTCTCTGTTTACAAAACAGGGGATGATGATAGTCATTACTCTAACTTGCTTGATTTTTCTATTCAGAATCTCCGTTTCGCGGAGTCCAAAATGCCTAAACCAATAGTTATTATTGTACCTGAGAGTAAGGAGCAGCTAGTAAGCAGTGTTCTGTGTTGCATACGAGGTTCGTATGAGATAAGAGTAAGGTGTGGAGGACATAGTTATGAAGGGACTTCATCGGTTTCCTTGGAGGGTGGTTCGTTGTTTGTGATCATTGATTTGATGATATTAGATAACGTTTCGTTGGATTTAGAGTCAGGAACAGCTTGGGTGCAGGGTGGCGCTACGCTTGGTCAGACTTACTCTGCAATCTCTCGAGCAAGCAATGTTCGCGGATTTGCAGCTGGTTCGTGCCCTACTGTGGGGGTTGGCGGACACATTTCCGGAGGTGGTTTTGGTTTTTTGTCAAGGAAGTACGGAGTGGCTGCTGATAATGTGGTGGACGCGCTTCTAGTGGATGCAGAAGGAAGGATAGTAGACCGCGAATCCATGGGAGAAGACGTATTTTGGGCGATAAgaggtggtggtggtggagtATGGGGAGTTGTATATGCTTGGAAAATTCAATTGCTTGAAGTACCTAGGGTTGTCGCTAGTTTCATAATCTCTAGGCCTGGATCAAAACGTTACGTGGCTCAACTTGTTCACAAATGGCAACTAGTTGCACCAAAACTAGACGATGAATTTTACCTATCCGTCTCCATTAGAGCTAATGCTAGAAGAGAGATTCATGAAATGAAAGCGCAATTCAATGGATTTTACCTAGGTCCAAGAACTAAAGCCATTTCCATCTTGAAAAAGGCCTTTCCTGAATTGGGCATTCAAAAACATGACTTCAAAGAAATGAGTTGGATCGAGTCCATACTTTTCTTTTCTGAATTAGATAACACTTCCAACGTCTCCCTTTTAAAACAACGCTACTTTGAGAAAAAAACATACTTCAAAGCCAAGTCGGACTATGTTAAGACCCCAATTTCAATGGATGGAATAATGGCAACTCTTGATGTACTTGAGAAAGAGCCCAAGGGACACATCATATTGGACCCTTATGGCGGAGCCATGGAGAGAATTAGTGAGGACGCTATTGCTTTCCCTCATAGAAAAGGTAACCTTTACGGGATTCAATATCTAGTAGAGTGGGGAAAAAAGGACAATAGTATCACCAAGAGCAACGCGTACATAGAGTGGATAAGAGAGTTTTACAATACAATGACGCCCTTTGTTTCAAGCGCGCCTAGGGCAGCTTATGTCAACTACATAGATTTGGACCTTGGAGTGATGGACAACTTATTGATAAATACTAATGCTGGCCATGCAATGGAGAGAGCTCGCGCCTGGGGtcaaaaatatttcttgaaTAACTACGATAGGTTGGTTAAGGCTAAGACAATGATTGACCCACTAAATGTTTTTCGACATCAACAAGGCATCCTTCCCATGTTTGCCTCGATACAAGAGCATAACTATAGTATCGAGTGA